The following are encoded in a window of Haloarcula halophila genomic DNA:
- a CDS encoding DUF2250 domain-containing protein, whose protein sequence is MVSRTEIERLRTEADTIMTRLQRVRDELDQARHESGDHWEDGTLPITLETPQGDDIEVTLDLDADAAENAQQRYERAKELEADFERQQAVVGQLTPMPADPVAYLICYHLDTVEGNYPRSMAGHLDAERKAVERLCDELTTAGLLERVESGTVKQRRVKAKQADEVRQHHTYYRLSREGDHLLRFLREREGRQNVLRHLPDGRTIAHRLARGGPDYPRMTAEELGMEFEYVRHLYRALRQVGLVTTYEGSIIKGTERKLKPKDETHRKHTYYVTTDTAEELLRELDD, encoded by the coding sequence ATGGTCTCTCGGACGGAGATCGAGCGCTTGCGGACGGAAGCGGACACCATCATGACCCGTCTCCAGCGGGTGCGTGACGAACTCGACCAGGCCCGCCACGAGTCGGGGGACCACTGGGAGGACGGCACGCTCCCGATCACTTTGGAGACACCACAGGGCGACGATATCGAAGTGACGCTGGATCTGGACGCCGACGCCGCCGAAAACGCACAGCAGCGATACGAACGGGCGAAGGAACTCGAAGCCGACTTCGAGCGTCAGCAGGCGGTCGTCGGACAACTCACCCCCATGCCGGCGGACCCGGTCGCGTATCTCATCTGTTATCACCTCGATACCGTCGAGGGGAACTACCCACGTTCGATGGCCGGCCACCTGGACGCCGAGCGAAAAGCGGTCGAACGGCTCTGTGACGAGCTGACGACTGCCGGGTTGCTCGAACGAGTCGAATCAGGCACGGTCAAACAGCGGCGCGTGAAAGCGAAACAGGCGGACGAAGTACGCCAACATCACACGTACTACAGGTTGTCACGGGAGGGCGATCACCTGCTTCGCTTTCTCCGCGAACGCGAGGGGAGACAGAACGTCCTCAGACACCTCCCCGACGGCCGGACGATCGCGCACCGCCTCGCCCGGGGCGGGCCGGACTACCCACGGATGACTGCCGAGGAACTCGGGATGGAGTTCGAGTACGTCCGGCACCTCTATCGCGCGCTCCGCCAGGTCGGACTCGTCACGACCTACGAAGGGAGTATCATCAAAGGGACCGAGCGAAAGCTCAAACCGAAAGACGAGACACACCGCAAACACACCTACTACGTTACGACGGATACGGCCGAGGAACTCCTCCGGGAACTCGACGACTGA
- a CDS encoding AI-2E family transporter: MASYDVDVNWPRAFWIGFGVLLAAALLFVAYSFVGTFVFGVFLYYATRPLFRRVYRHVKQRTLAAMLSLFLLALPVLILLYYTIAIALQEFERFSQNVDLGPYENVLDPYIDVSTVVQNPQSLISGAASTDAVIETLSQFMGFLGLIGTGLVHTFVMFAFAFYMLRDGSRLAEWGKDLIDHHGVLDRYFREVDRSFHRVFYGNILNAIVTGAIGAITFSLVDVVAPGGLAVPYPALTGLLAGIASLIPIIGMKIVYIPITGYLGVQTAFNGQEWWFVVLFFATAFLVVDTIPDLLVRPYVSSGGSVSFGLFGSSESESASTPQPALHTGTLMFAYIFGPFLFGWYGIFLAPMLLVLIFHFARFVLPELVNGSTIEPYAVDPSMAANHEPAVGESDSPGTEPSADVSDDEPAGDPTPE, translated from the coding sequence ATGGCATCGTACGACGTGGACGTCAACTGGCCACGCGCCTTCTGGATCGGCTTCGGCGTGTTGTTGGCGGCCGCCCTCCTCTTCGTCGCCTACTCGTTCGTCGGTACCTTCGTCTTCGGGGTGTTCCTCTACTACGCGACACGCCCCCTGTTCCGGCGGGTGTATCGACACGTCAAGCAGCGGACGCTCGCGGCAATGCTCTCGCTGTTCCTGCTCGCACTCCCGGTCCTGATACTCCTGTATTACACGATCGCGATCGCGCTCCAGGAGTTCGAGCGGTTCAGCCAGAACGTCGATCTCGGACCCTACGAGAACGTCCTCGATCCGTATATCGACGTCTCGACAGTGGTCCAGAACCCCCAGTCGCTCATCAGCGGCGCCGCCAGCACGGACGCGGTGATCGAGACGCTCTCGCAGTTCATGGGCTTTCTGGGCCTGATCGGGACGGGACTCGTCCACACGTTCGTCATGTTCGCGTTCGCGTTCTACATGCTCCGGGACGGCTCCCGTCTGGCCGAATGGGGAAAGGATCTGATCGACCACCACGGCGTCCTGGACCGGTATTTCCGCGAGGTCGACCGGAGCTTCCACCGTGTGTTCTACGGGAACATCCTGAACGCGATCGTGACGGGAGCGATCGGCGCGATCACGTTCAGTCTGGTCGATGTCGTCGCCCCAGGGGGACTCGCAGTGCCGTATCCAGCCTTGACAGGACTCCTGGCGGGCATCGCCAGCCTCATCCCGATCATCGGAATGAAGATCGTCTACATCCCGATCACTGGCTATCTCGGGGTCCAGACGGCGTTCAACGGGCAGGAATGGTGGTTCGTGGTCCTCTTCTTCGCGACGGCGTTCCTGGTCGTCGACACGATCCCGGACCTGCTCGTCCGCCCGTACGTCTCCAGCGGAGGGTCGGTCTCGTTCGGCCTGTTCGGGTCCAGCGAGAGCGAGTCAGCCAGTACGCCACAGCCGGCACTGCATACGGGAACGCTGATGTTCGCGTACATCTTCGGCCCGTTCCTGTTCGGGTGGTACGGCATCTTCCTGGCTCCGATGCTGTTGGTCCTGATCTTTCACTTCGCTCGCTTCGTCCTCCCGGAGTTGGTCAACGGATCGACGATCGAACCCTACGCTGTCGACCCGTCGATGGCCGCCAATCACGAGCCGGCCGTCGGGGAGTCCGATTCTCCGGGGACCGAGCCCTCGGCCGACGTGAGCGACGACGAACCGGCCGGTGATCCGACTCCGGAGTGA
- a CDS encoding DUF58 domain-containing protein translates to MISPSFLDELDRFRGSIDRLANARQRGEQRSTVLGEGLTFSDYRNYVPGDDTRLVDWKLYGRTGELYIKQFESERNLTVHVLLDASESMAAGEGDLNKFEYAAKLGLGFCSLAAGEHNEFRFSLLGETFERLDTGASNQGAVLGLIDRLNAIEPAGETDFAAALSEYAGTINSRSLVLVASDFLADAEAVAEGLDAVADNYLVLAHVHSPDERDPPTSGETIFKGMERPQTIRTYFGARQRRTYQERLEAHLEEIAEAARRRRAKHAEVTTDEEFFDAFARTWIG, encoded by the coding sequence ATGATCTCGCCGTCCTTTCTCGACGAACTCGACCGGTTCCGGGGATCGATCGACCGGCTGGCAAACGCCAGACAGCGTGGCGAGCAACGATCGACGGTGCTGGGCGAGGGGCTGACCTTCAGCGACTACCGCAACTACGTCCCCGGCGACGACACCCGGCTGGTCGACTGGAAACTCTACGGCCGGACAGGGGAGTTGTACATCAAGCAGTTCGAGTCAGAACGTAACTTGACCGTCCACGTCCTGCTGGACGCCAGCGAGTCGATGGCCGCCGGCGAGGGCGACCTGAACAAGTTCGAGTACGCGGCGAAACTGGGGCTGGGGTTCTGTTCGCTGGCCGCCGGCGAACACAACGAGTTCCGGTTTTCGCTGCTGGGTGAGACCTTCGAGCGACTCGATACCGGCGCGTCGAACCAGGGCGCCGTGCTCGGGTTGATCGACCGCCTGAACGCGATCGAGCCTGCGGGCGAGACGGATTTCGCCGCGGCGCTGTCGGAGTACGCCGGGACGATCAACTCCCGCTCGCTCGTCCTGGTCGCGAGTGACTTCCTGGCCGACGCGGAGGCGGTCGCCGAGGGACTCGACGCGGTGGCGGACAACTATCTGGTGCTCGCCCACGTCCACTCACCGGACGAACGGGACCCGCCGACCTCGGGTGAGACGATCTTCAAAGGGATGGAGCGCCCACAGACGATCCGGACCTACTTCGGTGCCCGACAGCGCCGCACCTACCAGGAGCGCCTAGAAGCACATCTCGAGGAGATCGCCGAGGCCGCACGACGCCGCCGGGCCAAACACGCGGAAGTAACTACGGACGAGGAGTTCTTCGATGCGTTCGCACGAACGTGGATCGGTTGA
- a CDS encoding AAA family ATPase: MNDTDMDETDVQEIQQSLQMLRREVGKRIVGQKPVIEQLLACLLCDGNALLESTPGLGKTLLIRTVADATALDFSRVQNTPDLMPSDITGTEVISETSEGTQFRFDPGPIFANVVLADEINRATPKTQAALLEAMQEGQVTAGGNTYELPEPFFVLATQNPIEQEGTYPLPEAQRDRFLLKILLDYPDREEELDIVNRYTRGATETIPVDRVLDDGDFTRAQRLVRQMPIADDITARAVELVRATRHDQRLEYGASPRASMGIVLAAKAKAFLEGRSHVVEGDIEAMARPVLRHRIIVDFTAERDGITPDDVVADLL, encoded by the coding sequence ATGAATGATACCGATATGGACGAAACAGACGTACAGGAAATCCAGCAGTCCCTCCAGATGCTCCGTCGGGAGGTCGGGAAGCGAATCGTCGGCCAGAAACCCGTCATCGAACAGCTACTCGCTTGCCTACTCTGTGATGGCAACGCGCTGTTGGAGTCGACGCCAGGGCTGGGGAAGACGCTCCTGATCCGGACAGTCGCCGACGCGACCGCGCTGGATTTCTCCCGCGTGCAGAACACTCCGGATCTGATGCCCTCTGACATCACCGGGACGGAAGTCATCAGCGAGACCAGTGAGGGGACACAGTTCCGTTTCGACCCGGGACCGATCTTCGCGAACGTCGTCCTCGCCGACGAGATCAACCGGGCGACACCCAAGACCCAGGCGGCACTGCTCGAAGCGATGCAGGAAGGACAGGTGACTGCCGGCGGGAACACCTACGAACTGCCCGAACCGTTCTTCGTGCTGGCGACACAGAACCCCATCGAGCAGGAAGGGACCTACCCCCTGCCCGAAGCACAGCGGGACCGGTTCCTGTTGAAGATCCTGCTGGACTACCCCGACCGCGAGGAGGAACTCGACATCGTCAACCGGTACACGCGGGGGGCGACGGAGACGATCCCCGTCGATCGGGTCCTCGACGACGGCGATTTCACCCGGGCACAGCGGCTCGTCCGCCAGATGCCCATCGCCGACGATATCACCGCACGGGCGGTCGAACTGGTCCGGGCGACCCGTCACGACCAGCGCCTGGAGTACGGTGCTAGCCCGCGTGCGAGCATGGGGATCGTCCTGGCGGCGAAGGCCAAAGCGTTCCTGGAGGGGCGCTCGCACGTCGTCGAGGGCGACATCGAGGCGATGGCCCGCCCGGTGTTGCGCCACCGTATCATCGTCGACTTCACGGCCGAACGAGACGGTATCACGCCCGACGACGTCGTCGCCGACTTGCTATGA
- a CDS encoding DUF7502 family protein, protein MGAERDEVEAALAAVHRERYKATLVTAVADAVVTLLVVNLVFSILEIDALPAAIGPVATSTAVGIAAALLVLLFGTIVHARRFSLEKFEAANPTLEAAVRTARDVLADENDGTMARLLYGDLVERLGEASSQQLLRTRWLAVRLVVVLVISLVTLQVAVAGISVNPIAAGGATNGDGGAGERPASGGSPEPQTPGDEGLQSGDEVLGDPQDVPEGSDPIESNVSGGPGGDGERSPASYDRQGLTAGDEGIETQRGGFDDPGEVEDADLIREYTLRVTRNDTDE, encoded by the coding sequence ATGGGAGCTGAACGCGACGAGGTCGAAGCGGCACTGGCGGCAGTCCACCGCGAGCGGTACAAAGCCACGCTCGTGACCGCCGTCGCCGACGCGGTCGTGACACTTCTGGTCGTCAACCTCGTGTTCTCGATCCTCGAAATCGACGCGCTGCCGGCGGCGATCGGGCCGGTCGCGACTTCGACGGCGGTCGGTATCGCGGCTGCCCTCCTCGTTCTCCTGTTCGGGACGATCGTCCACGCCCGACGGTTCTCGCTCGAAAAGTTCGAGGCGGCCAACCCGACCCTCGAAGCCGCAGTCCGAACCGCCAGAGACGTCCTCGCCGACGAGAACGACGGGACGATGGCCCGGCTACTGTACGGGGATCTGGTCGAACGACTCGGCGAGGCATCGAGCCAGCAACTCCTTCGGACACGATGGCTCGCCGTCAGACTGGTCGTCGTGCTGGTGATCAGTCTGGTGACGCTCCAGGTCGCCGTCGCCGGCATCAGTGTCAATCCGATCGCAGCAGGCGGCGCGACGAACGGCGACGGCGGTGCCGGCGAGCGTCCCGCGTCGGGCGGCTCCCCGGAGCCACAGACACCGGGCGACGAGGGGCTCCAGTCCGGCGACGAGGTGCTCGGCGACCCACAGGACGTCCCGGAGGGGAGCGATCCCATCGAATCGAACGTCTCCGGTGGCCCTGGCGGCGACGGCGAGCGGAGCCCGGCGAGTTACGACCGCCAGGGGCTGACTGCCGGCGACGAAGGAATCGAGACCCAACGCGGCGGGTTCGACGATCCGGGAGAGGTCGAGGACGCGGACCTCATCCGCGAGTACACACTGCGCGTCACGAGGAACGATACAGATGAATGA
- a CDS encoding vWA domain-containing protein: MAVEFVVEGTTVGFERPLVLVGIVVGLLGVAALVLRPGVGSVSRRKRGLLFASRALVVTLLVVGAAGPYTVATETTTADPHVTLLADRSASMGVGDDPTGRLATAIEQRGVSVRTRSVGDTTASPVGDAVASSLSPNGTVVVVSDGRVTDGQSLDAAAELATQVNATVSAIQPEATETERYVTVNGPSKISTGVENTYLVAVDGVNLNDSEATLTLSIDGSEVESRTVTDATTFEFSQTFNETGSHRITARLDGEDRYEQNNVFRKSVRVVEQPRVLYVSRGSYPLSSYLSSLYSVDRAESIPDDLSQYYAVVVQDMAGPDLGNQTALQQSVVDGTGLVVVGGPNAYEHGGYSDAVIGDLVPVRQGDPGSRSSIVIVVDISASAQEGLAVQQRLALDVLDQLGDENQVGIVAFNTRPYAIAEPRPLGGNRPYLEDRIRRLQTTGSTRIASGLDGGGEMLGDGGGTVILLSDGRDKRGGAVSAAQELGSQGTEVVAIGVGERRNETLLREIADASGGTYLQADQTSRLRLRYGGPDRRYQGSQLTVVDGSHFITDGVQFTAAPGQAHEVTVKDRGQFLVASASGRPAISAWNYGLGRVVSITAYGPDGTLGGLLSRPDSLATTKSVNWAIGDPQRLATGVTDVPDTRIGSTTTVQYRGQSKPTGANVTFAATGTDRYQGTIVPTEQGYHSVLGAEYAVNYPTEYAGFGPSPALRSATETTGGRLFDASSAAEIAQFAREQATRPRTVRTDWSWLPLAAALVLFVLEVSIRRLDEIYAWSGGTSS; encoded by the coding sequence ATGGCGGTCGAGTTCGTCGTCGAGGGGACGACTGTCGGCTTCGAGCGCCCGCTGGTGCTTGTCGGGATCGTCGTCGGGCTCCTCGGGGTGGCAGCGCTCGTCCTCCGGCCGGGCGTCGGGTCGGTCTCCCGTCGGAAGCGCGGACTGCTCTTCGCCAGCCGTGCGCTCGTTGTCACGCTCCTCGTCGTCGGCGCGGCCGGCCCCTACACCGTCGCGACGGAGACGACGACCGCCGACCCACACGTGACGCTGCTGGCCGACCGCTCGGCGAGCATGGGCGTCGGCGACGATCCGACCGGCCGGCTGGCGACGGCGATCGAGCAGCGCGGCGTCTCCGTGAGGACCCGGAGCGTCGGTGACACGACCGCCTCGCCCGTCGGCGACGCCGTCGCGTCGTCGCTGTCCCCGAACGGGACCGTCGTCGTCGTCTCGGACGGGCGAGTGACCGACGGACAGTCCCTGGACGCGGCCGCCGAACTGGCGACCCAGGTCAACGCGACCGTCAGCGCCATCCAACCCGAGGCGACCGAGACCGAGCGGTACGTCACCGTCAACGGTCCCTCGAAGATCAGCACCGGCGTCGAGAACACGTATCTCGTCGCCGTCGACGGCGTCAACCTCAACGACAGTGAGGCGACGCTGACGCTCTCGATCGACGGGTCCGAAGTCGAGTCACGGACCGTCACCGACGCGACGACCTTCGAGTTCAGCCAAACGTTCAACGAGACCGGCAGCCACCGAATCACCGCGCGTCTGGACGGCGAGGACCGATACGAGCAGAACAACGTCTTCCGGAAGTCCGTGCGTGTGGTCGAACAGCCCCGAGTCCTCTACGTCTCGCGGGGATCGTATCCGCTGTCGTCGTATCTCTCCTCGCTGTACTCCGTCGACAGAGCCGAATCTATCCCCGACGACCTCTCGCAGTACTACGCCGTGGTCGTCCAGGACATGGCAGGGCCGGATCTGGGCAACCAGACCGCACTCCAGCAGTCCGTCGTCGACGGGACGGGACTGGTCGTCGTCGGCGGACCGAACGCCTACGAACACGGCGGCTACAGCGACGCGGTGATCGGCGACCTCGTCCCGGTCCGGCAGGGTGATCCGGGGAGTCGCTCCTCGATCGTCATCGTCGTCGACATCTCGGCGAGTGCTCAAGAGGGGCTGGCAGTCCAACAGCGGCTCGCACTGGACGTCCTCGACCAACTCGGCGACGAGAACCAGGTCGGCATCGTCGCGTTCAACACCCGTCCGTACGCTATCGCGGAACCACGACCGCTCGGCGGGAACCGGCCGTACCTCGAAGACCGGATCCGGCGGCTCCAGACGACCGGCAGCACACGCATCGCGTCGGGACTCGACGGCGGGGGCGAGATGCTCGGCGACGGTGGCGGGACGGTTATCCTACTGAGTGACGGTCGGGACAAGCGTGGCGGTGCTGTCTCCGCCGCACAGGAACTCGGTAGCCAGGGGACCGAAGTGGTCGCCATCGGCGTCGGTGAGCGCCGAAACGAGACGTTGCTGCGTGAGATCGCCGACGCAAGCGGCGGGACCTATCTCCAGGCCGACCAGACGAGTCGTTTGCGCCTGCGCTACGGTGGCCCGGATCGTCGATACCAGGGGTCACAGCTCACCGTCGTCGACGGGAGCCACTTCATCACCGACGGTGTGCAGTTTACGGCCGCACCGGGACAGGCACACGAGGTCACGGTCAAGGACCGGGGTCAGTTCCTGGTTGCCAGCGCCAGCGGCCGGCCGGCGATCTCGGCCTGGAACTACGGGCTGGGTCGGGTCGTCTCGATCACGGCCTACGGACCCGATGGCACACTCGGTGGTCTGCTCTCCCGGCCGGACTCGCTAGCGACGACGAAGTCCGTCAACTGGGCGATCGGCGATCCACAGCGACTGGCAACCGGGGTCACGGACGTGCCCGATACCCGTATCGGGAGCACGACGACGGTCCAGTATCGCGGCCAGAGCAAGCCGACCGGGGCAAACGTTACGTTCGCCGCAACCGGAACGGACCGCTACCAGGGGACGATCGTGCCGACCGAGCAGGGGTATCACTCGGTCCTGGGTGCCGAGTACGCCGTGAACTACCCCACGGAGTACGCCGGGTTCGGCCCGTCGCCCGCGCTCCGATCGGCGACCGAGACGACCGGCGGGCGGCTGTTCGACGCCAGTTCGGCCGCCGAGATCGCGCAGTTCGCTCGGGAACAGGCGACCCGGCCCCGGACCGTCCGGACGGACTGGTCGTGGCTCCCGCTCGCGGCCGCACTCGTCCTGTTCGTCCTGGAAGTCTCGATCCGGCGGCTCGACGAGATCTACGCGTGGAGCGGAGGGACATCCTCATGA
- a CDS encoding DUF7408 domain-containing protein, giving the protein MQLADAFQTPTGLVALLALVPLVVLYLIKPDPRELRLPTLQFLAADEGDGGATPVLERLTRNLLFLLQVLVIVVLALSLASPTASIAQERSAASTVVVLDASASMATDTGSGTRFTAARAAASDALGTETTLIVTGAETTTVVDDAPAQRAEEAIATLSVTDGPGDLRSAISRAGSTVGPDSRVVVLSDFVDESSWRSAVRATRARGATVELRQFDGGGGDNVGFVARDVTEQRVTLTAANFGTATAERTVSFAGQSASISPAPGDAESVSFPLPTDGATAELSGDDDFPTDDTVPVAAPSTPTVDVLLLTNDPNRYLVTALEVNDAVSLTVKRPPTTVNDAYDVFVFGDVRADAVLDSTIESARSTAANGGGVAIVAQPDVGQVGYGDLLAIDPDGVREDPQLGSITRHPVTEGFDFPVPEQYVSGNASDAQSLVTFDDGSPLLAVGNRGAGRVLYYGYLSDGSAFEDGYRYPVFWKRAVFFLADRPQAATLNRQTGQRLTLGANATITRPDGSAVTGNTLLDTQGYYAAGGQRYSAALLSQAESNVTAPSIEDIATETGDGETTTQQQSVDLTPIAVALAALLLLAELAFLRRRGDL; this is encoded by the coding sequence ATGCAACTCGCCGACGCGTTCCAGACTCCGACCGGTCTCGTTGCCCTCCTCGCACTGGTCCCGCTGGTCGTCCTCTATCTGATCAAGCCGGACCCGCGTGAGCTACGGCTACCGACGCTGCAGTTCCTTGCTGCCGACGAGGGGGACGGCGGGGCGACTCCCGTCCTCGAACGACTCACCCGGAACCTGCTGTTCCTGTTGCAGGTGCTCGTGATCGTCGTGCTCGCGCTCTCACTGGCGTCGCCGACGGCATCGATCGCCCAGGAGCGCTCGGCGGCCTCGACGGTCGTCGTGCTCGACGCGAGCGCCAGCATGGCGACCGACACCGGCAGTGGGACGCGGTTTACCGCTGCCAGAGCCGCCGCCAGCGACGCGCTGGGGACGGAGACGACACTGATCGTCACCGGCGCGGAGACGACGACCGTCGTCGACGATGCGCCGGCCCAGCGGGCCGAAGAAGCGATCGCGACACTGTCGGTGACCGACGGACCGGGCGACCTCCGGAGCGCGATCTCGCGGGCCGGTTCGACCGTCGGTCCCGACAGCCGTGTCGTCGTCCTGAGTGACTTCGTCGACGAGAGCAGTTGGCGGTCGGCGGTTCGGGCGACCCGCGCTCGCGGTGCGACCGTCGAACTCCGGCAGTTCGACGGCGGCGGTGGTGACAACGTCGGCTTCGTCGCCCGGGACGTCACCGAGCAGCGAGTCACGCTGACCGCGGCGAACTTCGGGACGGCGACGGCCGAGCGGACGGTCAGTTTCGCCGGGCAGTCGGCGTCGATCAGCCCGGCACCTGGCGACGCCGAGTCCGTCTCGTTCCCGCTCCCGACCGACGGTGCGACCGCCGAACTCTCCGGTGACGACGACTTCCCGACCGACGACACCGTCCCGGTCGCGGCACCGTCGACCCCGACGGTCGACGTCCTCTTACTGACGAACGACCCCAACCGGTATCTCGTGACCGCCCTGGAGGTCAACGACGCGGTCTCGCTGACCGTCAAGCGACCGCCGACGACGGTCAACGACGCCTACGACGTGTTCGTCTTCGGCGACGTGCGGGCGGACGCGGTCCTCGACAGCACGATCGAATCCGCCCGAAGCACGGCAGCCAACGGCGGCGGTGTCGCGATCGTCGCCCAACCGGACGTGGGACAGGTCGGCTACGGCGACCTGCTGGCGATCGATCCCGATGGAGTCCGCGAGGACCCACAGTTGGGCTCGATCACTCGCCACCCCGTGACCGAAGGGTTCGACTTCCCGGTGCCGGAGCAGTACGTCAGCGGGAACGCCAGCGACGCGCAGTCGCTGGTCACCTTCGACGACGGCTCGCCGCTGCTGGCCGTCGGGAACCGCGGTGCGGGTCGGGTGTTGTACTACGGCTATCTCTCGGACGGTTCGGCGTTCGAGGACGGGTACCGATATCCGGTGTTCTGGAAACGCGCCGTCTTCTTCCTGGCCGACCGGCCACAGGCGGCGACGCTGAACCGACAGACCGGACAACGCCTCACGCTGGGTGCGAACGCGACGATCACCCGTCCGGACGGGAGCGCGGTCACTGGCAACACCCTGCTCGATACACAGGGCTACTACGCCGCCGGGGGGCAGCGCTACAGTGCGGCGTTGCTCTCACAGGCCGAATCGAACGTCACGGCACCGTCGATCGAGGACATCGCCACCGAGACCGGGGACGGCGAGACGACCACGCAGCAACAGTCGGTCGATCTCACGCCGATCGCCGTCGCGCTGGCCGCACTCCTCCTCCTCGCGGAACTGGCCTTCCTCCGCCGTCGAGGTGATCTCTGA
- a CDS encoding sensor histidine kinase codes for MTGPDGGQDQEAPSSATAVVDPVVPEAVRRSYAAKFTLSLVVVILLVALVGTASYLQVRDTSQATATENLQSSAQLRAEAVDEWHSNMRTQARAFSVSGVYENGTTAQIDTYIERVPAPTAERQVQLHYVDTSGPSDVIAASTVDRFEGQSTRMIDTTLADTVRRAQSADDPDAVVLSNTSYRTRDDPEMAFASPVTGGDGVLVVVSVFSDDLPSFDDQRAAFTTTIIDDSGSPVLGPGLAASEYDPGPGLPDGSGTRPSTAQTADRVYAYAPIDGVDWIAVTTVERSELFRASRTIRHSIVVVIFTSVVSLSAVAVVLGRQTVTPLVTLRQRIEAMEAGTLDVDLSTARTDEIGRLYTAFGNMRDALRGQIREAREAREEAEQSRQEMERQNDRLDQFASTLSHDLRNPLAVARGHVELLSARLDGFDDDSDDPAELLEHVDTIEDAHDRIDSIIQDVLTLTREGESVEETAPVELEQVAREAWANIDSKDATLSVTGTRTFEADRTRLLRAFENLFRNAIDHVGPAVSVEVRLTAGGFSVVDDGPGIPGEAVDDLFEYGRTTSDEGTGIGLSIVKTIAEAHGWRLYVDTTYEDGAMFVFDDVFDEDDPDWYDSEFEWVELAADD; via the coding sequence ATGACAGGACCAGACGGCGGTCAGGATCAGGAGGCACCCTCGTCAGCGACCGCTGTTGTCGATCCGGTCGTTCCCGAAGCAGTACGGCGGAGCTACGCCGCGAAGTTCACGCTCTCGCTGGTCGTCGTCATCCTCCTCGTCGCGCTGGTCGGAACAGCCAGCTATCTACAGGTTCGTGATACGTCCCAGGCGACGGCAACCGAGAACCTGCAATCGAGCGCCCAACTCCGCGCCGAGGCGGTCGACGAGTGGCATTCGAACATGCGAACACAGGCACGCGCGTTCTCGGTGTCGGGAGTCTACGAGAACGGGACGACAGCACAGATCGACACATACATCGAGCGCGTCCCGGCCCCGACAGCCGAGCGCCAGGTACAACTCCACTACGTCGATACGTCGGGTCCATCTGACGTGATCGCCGCGAGTACGGTCGACCGGTTCGAGGGGCAGTCGACCAGGATGATCGATACCACACTCGCGGACACCGTCCGGCGAGCCCAGTCAGCCGACGATCCCGACGCTGTCGTCCTGTCGAACACGTCGTATCGGACGCGGGACGACCCCGAGATGGCGTTCGCGAGTCCGGTTACCGGTGGCGACGGCGTCCTGGTCGTCGTCAGCGTCTTCTCCGACGACCTGCCCTCGTTCGACGATCAGCGAGCGGCGTTCACCACGACGATCATCGACGACTCGGGGTCACCCGTGCTGGGACCGGGCCTGGCAGCGTCGGAGTACGATCCGGGACCAGGGCTTCCGGACGGTTCGGGGACCCGTCCGTCGACCGCACAGACCGCGGATCGTGTGTACGCCTACGCACCGATCGACGGGGTGGACTGGATCGCCGTGACTACAGTCGAGCGATCGGAGCTGTTCCGGGCGAGCAGGACGATCAGACACAGTATCGTCGTGGTCATCTTCACCAGCGTCGTTTCGCTGAGTGCCGTGGCGGTCGTCCTCGGCCGACAGACAGTCACGCCGCTGGTAACGCTCCGACAACGGATCGAAGCGATGGAAGCGGGGACACTCGACGTCGATCTCTCGACGGCTCGGACAGACGAGATCGGCCGGCTCTACACCGCCTTCGGTAACATGCGGGACGCGCTTCGGGGACAGATCCGGGAGGCACGCGAAGCCCGGGAGGAGGCCGAACAGTCGCGCCAGGAGATGGAGCGCCAGAACGACCGCCTCGACCAGTTCGCCTCGACACTGAGCCACGACCTCCGGAACCCGCTTGCGGTCGCCCGCGGACACGTCGAGTTGCTCTCGGCCCGTCTCGACGGGTTCGACGACGACTCCGACGACCCGGCGGAACTACTCGAACACGTCGACACGATCGAGGACGCCCACGACCGGATCGACTCGATCATTCAGGACGTGCTCACGCTGACCCGGGAAGGTGAAAGCGTCGAGGAGACGGCACCGGTCGAACTCGAACAGGTCGCTCGCGAGGCGTGGGCGAACATCGACAGCAAGGACGCGACGCTTTCGGTCACCGGCACGCGGACCTTCGAGGCCGACCGGACGCGGCTCCTGCGAGCCTTCGAGAACCTCTTCCGGAACGCGATCGACCACGTCGGACCGGCAGTCTCGGTCGAGGTCCGTCTGACCGCTGGGGGGTTCAGCGTCGTCGACGACGGCCCTGGTATCCCAGGCGAGGCCGTCGACGACCTCTTCGAGTACGGCCGGACGACCAGCGACGAGGGGACCGGGATCGGGCTCTCGATCGTCAAGACCATCGCCGAGGCCCACGGGTGGCGCCTCTACGTCGATACGACCTACGAGGACGGCGCGATGTTCGTCTTCGACGACGTCTTCGACGAGGACGACCCCGACTGGTACGACAGCGAGTTCGAGTGGGTCGAACTCGCGGCCGACGACTGA